One genomic segment of Centropristis striata isolate RG_2023a ecotype Rhode Island chromosome 13, C.striata_1.0, whole genome shotgun sequence includes these proteins:
- the scn4ab gene encoding sodium channel protein type 4 subunit alpha B produces the protein MAPLLPPVGSEVFRRFTPASLTEIQRRQEVEEKEHQRRKERNIEIAEENLPKPSSDLEAGKPLPFIYGDPPPELLNVPLEELDPFYQSQKTFIVLGKGNVLYRFNAEPSCYLLSPFNRLRTAAIRVLIHSLFSYFIMVTILANCAFMTMSDPPAWSKTVEYVFTFIYTFEATVKVVSRGFCRGGFTFLKDPWNWLDFMVISMAYLTEFVDLGNVSVLRTFRVLRALKTITVIPGLKTIVGALIQSVKKLADVMILTLFCLCVFALIGLQLFMGNLRQKCVLEPPLSPSNHTADIYLNNSYYGNDTHGNTTGKSDFDYYEFINNPENYYYLSGQLDPLLCGNSSDSGVCPDGYVCLKAGGNPNYGYTSYDTFGWAFLSLVRLMTQDYWENLFHLTLRAAGKTYMIFFVVIIFLGSFYLINLILAVVAMAYAEQNEATMAEAKQKEEEYAQILEVLRKREEEVRLLLQQAVSRAEQDSASQNKTSSAETGQNEEMKTWTCCVSDFVDEQRPCPPCWYACSDIFLKWNCCGCWRWIKRWLYVVVMDPFVDLGITICIVLNTVFMAMEHYPMDQDFEELLSVGNLVFTGIFTAEMVLKLLAMDPYYYFQVGWNIFDSIIVTMSLVELGLADVQGLSVLRSFRLMRVFKLAKSWPTLNMLIKIIGNSVGALGNLTLVLAIIVFIFAVVGMQLFGKNYKDCVCRISADCELPRWHMDDFFHAFLIIFRVLCGEWIETMWDCMQVSGEAMCLIVFMMVLVIGNLVVLNLFLALLLSSFSGDNLAAPEEEGENNLQIAINRISRAVAWTKTWILDHLWTLMGKKNYINPDHMVVDSEEDDKTTKEFLALTFVAPEFKSPDCIHGNLTSNYHNIGCLQVPIAAAESDEEEEEEEEEEEEEEKEEEEKHSQGDESSVCSTVQKPPEVQENQEDEDQDADTPEDCYGPKCYRRCPLLDLDPSQGHGKVWTNVRRTCFSIVEHNYFETFIIFMILLSSGALAFEDIYLEQRRAIKTVLEYADQVFTYVFVVEMILKWVAYGFKVYFTNAWCWLDFLIVDVSLVSLTANILGYSELGAIKSLRTLRALRPLRALSRFEGMRVVVNALVGAIPSIFNVLLVCLIFWLIFGIMGVNLFAGKFYYCYNETSEEYFTPQQVNNRTECFALIEANATEVRWKNIKVNYDNVGMGYLSLLQVATFKGWMDIMYAAVDSRDVESQPEYEANLYMYLYFVIFIIFGSFFTLNLFIGVIIDNFNQQKSKLGGKDIFMTEEQKKYYNAMKKLGSKKPQKPVPRPENKFQGLVFDLVTTQVFDIFIMVLICLNMVTMMVETDEQSAEKVLILYWVNLVFIVVFTTECCLKMVALRQHYFAVGWNIFDFVVVILSIVGLLLADIIEKYFVSPTLFRVIRLARIGRVLRLIRGAKGIRTLLFALMMSLPALFNIGLLLFLIMFIFSIFGMSNFAYVRKEAMIDDMFNFETFGNSMICLFMITTSAGWDGLLNPIMNTPPDCDPDLENPGSAVRGDCGSSGIGIVFFTTYIIMSFLVVVNMYIAIILENFNVATEESADPLCEDDFEMFYETWEKFDPDASQFIQYSKLSDFCDTLKDPLRIPKPNTIKLIHMDLPLVPGDKIHCLDILLALTAQVLGDSGEMDALKASMEEKFMANNPSKVSYEPISSTLRRKQEDVAATVIQRAYRKHLLQRTVKLASYRYREKTEGRRDNLPPPETEGLLCKRISQLYGDGEEPAGDPRAPVELQREVLLHAAPLHAALLHAAPPLTTADFLRDENLRESLV, from the exons ATGGCGCCTCTGCTGCCCCCTGTTGGCTCGGAGGTCTTCAGACGCTTCACACCTGCCTCGCTCACCGAAATACAACGACGACAGGAAGTCGAGGAGAAAGAGCACCAACGCAGGAAGGAGAGGAACATCGAG ATAGCGGAGGAGAATCTTCCTAAACCGTCTAGTGACCTTGAGGCCGGGAAGCCCCTCCCCTTCATCTATGGGGACCCGCCCCCTGAGTTACTCAACGTCCCATTGGAGGAGCTGGATCCCTTCTACCAATCACAGAAG ACCTTCATCGTCCTGGGGAAGGGGAACGTCCTGTACCGGTTTAACGCCGAGCCGTCCTGTTACCTGCTGAGTCCGTTTAACCGTTTGAGGACAGCCGCCATCCGGGTCCTGATCCACTC TTTATTCAGTTACTTCATCATGGTGACGATTCTGGCCAACTGCGCCTTCATGACCATGAGCGACCCTCCAGCCTGGAGCAAGACCGTGGA ATATGTCTTCACCTTCATCTACACGTTTGAGGCGACGGTCAAAGTTGTCTCCAGAGGATTCTGCCGGGGCGGCTTCACCTTCCTCAAAGACCCCTGGAACTGGCTGGACTTCATGGTCATCAGCATGGc ATACCTGACAGAGTTTGTAGATTTGGGGAATGTTTCTGTGTTGAGGACATTCAGAGTCCTTCGAGCTCTGAAAACGATCACAGTCATcccag GTCTGAAGACGATCGTTGGCGCTCTGATCCAGTCGGTGAAGAAGCTGGCTGACGTAATGATCCTGACGTTGTTCTGCCTGTGCGTCTTCGCTCTGATTGGTCTGCAGCTCTTCATGGGAAACCTTCGCCAGAAGTGTGTCCTGGAGCCGCCGCTGTCGCCTAGCAACCACACGGCTGACATTTACCTCAACAACAGTTACTATGGCAACGACACCCATGGCAACACTACAGGGAAGAGTGACTTTGATTACTACGAGTTCATCAACAACCCAG aGAACTACTACTACCTATCTGGTCAGCTGGATCCTCTGCTGTGTGGAAACAGTTCTGACTCCGG GGTCTGTCCAGACGGGTACGTCTGCTTGAAGGCGGGGGGAAACCCAAACTACGGCTACACCAGCTATGACACTTTTGGTTGGGCGTTCCTTTCTCTGGTCCGACTGATGACCCAGGACTACTGGGAGAACCTCTTCCACCTG ACACTACGAGCAGCAGGTAAAACTTACATGATCTTCTTCGTGGTCATCATCTTCCTCGGGTCGTTCTACCTCATTAACCTCATCCTGGCCGTGGTTGCCATGGCGTACGCGGAGCAGAACGAGGCGACGATGGCAGAGGCcaagcagaaggaggaggagtacGCCCAGATCCTGGAGGTGCTGAGGAAACGAGAGGAGGAGGTCAG gttgttgttacagcAGGCAGTCAGCAGGGCAGAACAAGACTCAGCATCCCAGAACAAGACTTCCTCTGCAGAAACAGGACAAA ATGAAGAGATGAAGACATGGACCTGTTGTGTTTCAGACTTTGTGGACGAGCAGAGACCGTGTCCTCCCTGCTGGTACGCCTGCTCCGACATCTTCCTGAAGTGGAACTGTTGTGGCTGCTGGCGGTGGATCAAGAGGTGGCTGTACGTGGTGGTGATGGACCCGTTTGTGGACCTGGGCATCACCATCTGCATCGTGCTCAACACTGTCTTCATGGCCATGGAGCACTACCCCATGGACCAGGACTTCGAGGAGCTTCTGAGTGTCGGAAATCTG GTGTTCACAGGGATCTTCACAGCTGAGATGGTTCTGAAGCTCCTTGCCATGGACCCGTACTACTACTTCcag GTGGGCTGGAACATCTTCGACAGCATCATCGTCACCATGAGTCTGGTGGAGCTGGGATTGGCCGACGTCCAGGGCCTGTCGGTGCTGCGGTCCTTCCGATTG ATGCGGGTCTTTAAACTGGCCAAGTCGTGGCCGACCCTGAACATGCTGATAAAGATCATCGGGAACTCGGTGGGGGCTCTGGGGAACCTGACACTGGTCCTGGCCATCATCGTGTTTATCTTCGCCGTGGTCGGCATGCAGCTGTTCGGGAAGAACTACAAGGACTGCGTCTGTCGCATCTCTGCCGACTGTGAGCTCCCTCGCTGGCACATGGATGACTTCTTCCATGCCTTCCTCATCATCTTCAGGGTCCTGTGCGGAGAGTGGATCGAGACCATGTGGGACTGCATGCAGGTCTCTGGCGAGGCCATGTGTCTGATCGTCTTCATGATGGTCCTTGTCATCGGAAACCTGGTG GTCCTGAACCTGTTCCTGGCCCTGTTGCTGAGCTCATTCAGCGGGGATAATCTCGCCGCtccagaagaagaaggagaaaacaACTTGCAGATTGCCATAAACCGGATCAGTCGGGCTGTGGCCTGGACAAAGACCTGGATCCTGGATCATCTCTGGACTTTAATGGGAAAGAAGAACTACATAAACCCGGATCACATGG TGGTCGACAGCGAGGAAGACGATAAGACGACAAAGGAGTTTCTGGCTTTGACCTTTGTGGCCCCAGAGTTCAAGTCCCCTGACTGTATTCATGGCAACCTGACCAGCAACTACCACAACATCGGCTGCCTGCAGGTCCCCATCGCTGCCGCTGAGTccgacgaggaggaggaggaggaagaggaggaagaggaagaggaggagaaggaggaggaggagaagcactCCCAG GGCGACGAGTCGTCAGTCTGCAGCACTGTACAGAAACCTCCTGAAGTTCAGGAGAACCAAGAGGATGAAGATCAGGATGCAGACACACCTGAGGACTGCTACGGTCCaa AATGTTACCGCCGGTGTCCTCTCCTGGACTTAGACCCGTCCCAGGGCCACGGGAAGGTCTGGACTAACGTCAGGAGAACCTGTTTCTCCATCGTAGAACACAACTACTTTGAGACGTTTATCATCTTCATGATCCTGCTGAGCAGCGGAGCTCTg GCGTTTGAGGACATCTACCTGGAGCAGCGTCGGGCCATAAAGACGGTCCTGGAGTATGCTGACCAGGTGTTCACCTACGTGTTCGTGGTGGAGATGATTCTGAAGTGGGTCGCCTACGGCTTCAAGGTGTACTTCACCAATGCCTGGTGCTGGCTCGACTTCCTCATCGTCGAC GTGTCTCTGGTGTCTCTGACTGCTAACATCCTGGGGTACTCTGAGCTGGGGGCCATCAAGTCTCTGAGGACCCTGAGAGCTCTGAGGCCCCTGAGGGCCCTGTCTCGCTTTGAGGGCATGAGG GTGGTGGTGAACGCTCTGGTCGGGGCAATCCCGTCCATCTTCAACGTTCTGCTCGTGTGTCTGATCTTCTGGCTGATCTTTGGCATCATGGGAGTCAATCTGTTCGCCGGGAAGTTTTATTACTGTTATAACGAAACATCCGAGGAGTATTTCACCCCCCAACAAGTCAACAACAGGACCGAGTGTTTTGCTCTGATCGAGGCCAACGCCACTGAAGTGCGCTGGAAGAACATCAAGGTGAACTACGACAACGTGGGGATGGGCTACCTGTCGCTGCTGCAGGTG GCCACGTTCAAAGGCTGGATGGACATCATGTACGCCGCCGTGGACTCCAGAGAC gtggagTCCCAGCCGGAGTATGAGGCCAATCTGTACATGTACCTTTACTTTGTGATCTTCATCATCTTCGGCTCGTTCTTCACTCTGAACCTCTTCATCGGAGTCATCATCGACAACTTCAACCAGCAGAAGTCAAAG TTGGGAGGAAAAGACATTTTCATGACGGAGGAGCAGAAGAAATATTACAACGCCATGAAGAAGCTGGGCTCAAAGAAACCCCAGAAACCTGTTCCTCGGCCAGAG AATAAGTTCCAGGGTCTGGTCTTCGACCTGGTGACCACGCAGGTCTTCGACATCTTCATCATGGTGCTAATCTGCCTGAACATGGTTACGATGATGGTGGAGACGGACGAGCAGAGCGCAGAGAAGGTGCTGATCCTGTACTGGGTCAACCTGGTCTTCATCGTGGTCTTCACCACCGAGTGCTGCCTGAAGATGGTAGCGCTGCGGCAGCACTACTTCGCCGTCGGCTGGAACATCTTCGACTTCGTGGTTGTCATCCTGTCCATCGTAG GCCTCCTCCTTGCTGACATCATAGAGAAGTATTTTGTGTCACCCACGCTCTTCCGTGTGATCCGATTGGCTCGTATTGGACGGGTCCTTCGGCTGATTCGTGGAGCGAAGGGGATCCGGACGCTACTGTTCGCCctgatgatgtcacttcctgcccTGTTTAACATCGggctgctcctcttcctcatcatgTTCATCTTCTCCATCTTCGGCATGTCGAACTTCGCCTATGTGAGGAAGGAGGCCATGATCGACGACATGTTCAACTTTGAGACGTTTGGGAACAGCATGATCTGCCTGTTCATGATCACCACGTCGGCCGGTTGGGACGGCCTGCTGAACCCCATCATGAACACCCCGCCGGACTGCGACCCGGATCTGGAGAACCCAGGCTCGGCAGTGCGGGGGGACTGCGGCAGCTCAGGGATCGGCATCGTCTTCTTCACCACCTACATCATCATGTCCTTCCTGGTGGTGGTCAACATGTACATCGCCATCATCCTGGAGAACTTCAACGTGGCCACGGAAGAGAGCGCTGACCCACTTTGCGAGGACGACTTTGAGATGTTCTACGAGACTTGGGAGAAGTTCGACCCGGATGCCTCGCAGTTCATACAGTACAG CAAGCTCTCAGACTTCTGTGACACTCTGAAGGATCCTCTGAGGATTCCCAAACCAAACACCATCAAACTGATCCACATGGATCTGCCTCTGGTCCCTGGAGACAAAATCCACTGTCTGGACATCCTGCTGGCTCTCACTGCACAG